The Stegostoma tigrinum isolate sSteTig4 chromosome 9, sSteTig4.hap1, whole genome shotgun sequence genome includes a region encoding these proteins:
- the ccdc28a gene encoding coiled-coil domain-containing protein 28A isoform X1, with product MEEKKMKRRSPKTSTHQHHPPVTSKKSTVPNKSVGLTSSTQTTVPKQKLKRVVREKPKPQSIAGKSTQSAPLQHSFLTDVSDVKEMERGLLSLLTDFHSGKLQAFGNECSIEQMEHVREMQEKLARLHFDLYSDLDEPVEEQRNMAQDMHLDKLLTNLEELSSSIQKLNLADNQDFPRASTS from the exons ATGGAGGAGAAGAAAATGAAGCGCAGGAGCCCTAAGACCTCTACACATCAGCATCATCCTCCAGTAACCAGCAAGAAAAGCACTGTACCCAATAAGAGTGTGGGCTTGACCAGTAGCACACAGACAACTGTTccaaaacaaaagctgaaaag gGTGGTAAGGGAGAAACCCAAACCACAGAGTATAGCTGGGAAAAGTACACAGTCAGCCCCTCTTCAGCACTCCTTTCTCACTGATGTATCCGATGTGAAAGAGATGGAGCGAGGATTGCTCAGCCTTCTAACTGACTTCCACTCTGGAAAGCTTCAAGCATTTG GCAATGAATGTTCCATTGAACAGATGGAACATGTGCGTGAGATGCAAGAAAAGCTAGCTCGTCTGCACTTTGACCTTTACAGCGACCTCGATGAGccagtggaggaacagaggaatatgGCTCAGGACATGCATCTAGATAAATTGCTAACTAAC TTGGAGGAGCTGAGCTCTTCGAT TCAAAAGCTGAACTTGGCAGATAATCAAGATTTCCCAAGAGCATCCACCTCCTGA
- the ccdc28a gene encoding coiled-coil domain-containing protein 28A isoform X2, which translates to MEEKKMKRRSPKTSTHQHHPPVTSKKSTVPNKSVGLTSSTQTTVPKQKLKRVVREKPKPQSIAGKSTQSAPLQHSFLTDVSDVKEMERGLLSLLTDFHSGKLQAFGNECSIEQMEHVREMQEKLARLHFDLYSDLDEPVEEQRNMAQDMHLDKLLTNGSLPIQVFGPSCMH; encoded by the exons ATGGAGGAGAAGAAAATGAAGCGCAGGAGCCCTAAGACCTCTACACATCAGCATCATCCTCCAGTAACCAGCAAGAAAAGCACTGTACCCAATAAGAGTGTGGGCTTGACCAGTAGCACACAGACAACTGTTccaaaacaaaagctgaaaag gGTGGTAAGGGAGAAACCCAAACCACAGAGTATAGCTGGGAAAAGTACACAGTCAGCCCCTCTTCAGCACTCCTTTCTCACTGATGTATCCGATGTGAAAGAGATGGAGCGAGGATTGCTCAGCCTTCTAACTGACTTCCACTCTGGAAAGCTTCAAGCATTTG GCAATGAATGTTCCATTGAACAGATGGAACATGTGCGTGAGATGCAAGAAAAGCTAGCTCGTCTGCACTTTGACCTTTACAGCGACCTCGATGAGccagtggaggaacagaggaatatgGCTCAGGACATGCATCTAGATAAATTGCTAACTAAC GGATCCTTGCCAATACAAGTATTTGGTCCCTCTTGCATGCACTGA